Part of the Triticum urartu cultivar G1812 chromosome 2, Tu2.1, whole genome shotgun sequence genome, TGTAGATACATCCATACTTACGAATAAGTAATTCGGAACGAGGGAGTACCACCATTTCAATTCTGAGTACTCATTCAATGTGAAGTCATACTAGTGCTAGAATTGGACGTACTTGGTCCGGCAATAAAAACGGCCGTGCACGTTGCTGCTACGACTTGGTGCGTTACGTACGAGTGTCTTGATGATTGTGCAATCAATCAAGGCAATCACCCCGCCCCTCATTCCAACCGCCGTCCTCCCGCTGCCGGTTTCGTTTTTACCCTTTTCCCCCCACCTTTCGCTTTGGGTGAAAAGTCTCAGAGGGTGTTTGGATCACTGAAGACTAGAGACTAGAGACTAGTAGTAGTCATCTTTAGTTAGTAAACCTCCAAACACCCCTGACTAGTGGGTGACTAAAACTAGTTTAGTCCCTAATCACCTCATCTCCAACTTTTACTGACTAGAGACTAGTAGTAGTCACCTTTACTCAGTAAACCTTCAAACACCCCTGACTTTTACTGACTAAAGTCCCCCTCTCTCCTCTAATTGGTGTTGTACAAGGGACATTTAATACTGAGACATTTAAAGCTGACTAGTAGTAGTCACCTTTCAAACAGGGCCTAACTAAAAACTTCTAGTCTGACTACTACCAGTCACATGACTAGAGAATATCCAAACACCCTCTCAAATCATCCGCACCACCTCCCTCCTCTCCCCTTTCACTCTCCCCAGAGTCCAGTGAGTCTTCTCCGCTCCGGTAACTCCACCGTGGTCTCCTCCTCCCCCGGTCCTCTCCTCGGTTGCCATTGGCGAGGCCGAGGTGGCGTCAAAGCCATTTCTTTAAGCGCCCGGGCACACTTCCCTCCCCGCACGACGGACCCCCCACcactcctcctccaccaccaccaccagcacctccccctcccccctGCCGTCGCACCTACCCCCATTGCCCCCCTCCGCCGGCGGGAACCGACCGAGGAGGACCCCATGAGAGCCCGACGCGCAGTCGGAGAAGCCCCATGACAACCGGACGCCGCCCGCCCGTCCCCGTCGAATGGCAGATCCCGTCGTCGACATCGACAAGGTCAttcccctcccctcctcctctaCCCCCTCCCTTTTATGTGTATATATCTGCTTCGCTCCCGCTTGCTACCTGCAAAGTTAATGCCAATGCCGGTCGGGGGGGGAGCTCCATTGCTGGGATTTTGCCGGTGGAAATGCCAGCAGTCAGCCCCGGCGGAGCACTAGTTCGGTACCAGCGATGGTTCCGGGTGGGGGGCCGGGCCGAGCCGGAGTGAGTATGGGCAGCGCCGCCCTTGCCTCCAGTAAAAGCCATGGCTTTGCTTGATTTGGGGTTGGGCATCCCCTCCCGGGCCGGGGGAGTTACAGCAATCCCTTGGATTTCAGGCCGGGTGTGAGCCTTGGGAGCACGGGAGTGTGATTCCACCCCCATCCGGCTCTGCAAATTTTTGCTCTGCCACTGCAATTTCAGGCACGTTTATGCGGGAGAAAATGCTGTGTCATCACAGTAGTTGAGCCAGGGCTAAAAATCTGACAGCAGATGAACTTGAACATCGAGCTTGTGTAAATCTGATATACATGGTTCACAGCTTAAGATGTAGCTTTGCATCTCATCTTCATCTCTGTTTGATGCTCTCTACTGACAAAGATAGGATTAGTAGCAGTATGTTAATGTTGCTCTGTTCCTAGTCAGGAACATGACTACTGTATACGCTGCTTGTGTTCCACACCTCTGTTGGTCACGACAAGATTCTTCCTATTTTTTGCCTCCCCTTCTGCACATACATATATTCTCAGTAACTGGGTTCATGAGGGTGGCAAAGCATATGCTATACATTGCCTTCATCTGTAGCAGTGCCTCCCCATGTGACAACATAGATATAGAAATACGGTGAATAAAACAGAGCTACAGACAAGCATTTTCCATTTGTTAGTTTTGTATCCAGGGAAATGGACAAAAGACACATGGAACTTTCCCATTGCATTGGTCCTGTCAAACTTTGGACTGCCAAGTATTCATCCCTAGCAAATTTTCTGAAGCCCCAGGgatctttttctttttttaatgTTTTACCTATGCTGTGATATTGCTATGCACCATTTACTGTACCTAACAATTCTGTTGTCATCCTTGTCGGCCCATCTGGCAGGCGCTTATCGCTTTGAAGAAAGGCACCCAGCTGCTTAAGTATGGTCGCAAAGGGAAGCCAAAGTTTACTCCCTTCAGACTGTCAACTGTAAGTACATTTCTGCATATGCTGCAGAAGTTATCCCTCCAtccctctctttctctttctctGTTTGAATTTTATGGCTTGAACTAGATTTGTCGTGGTTTCGGATGGCCTTAAAAACATTTGGTTCATGGAACTGGAGCACAAATGCCTTAAAAACGCCAACCACTGAACTGAGAACAACATAAATTCATTTTGCAGTTATTATATGTACTTGAATGATTCCTTCTCTATGATCCGCAGGATGAATCGACTCTTATTTGGGTCTCAAGCAACCAAGAGAAAAGTTTAAAACTAGCTTCTGTGTCCAGAGTTCTCTCAGGACAAAGAACTGTAAGGCATTCTGAACAATATGCTCATATTTTACTTTCAAAGTCCTTTTGTTATCTCAACATCTGTTGTTCTTTTCAGCTGGTTTTCCAACGTTTTCTGCTCCCTGAGAAGGACCATTTATCCTTCTCTCTCATATATAAAGATGGCAAGCGATCACTCGATCTGGTATTACAATAAGAACCATTTTGATCTACTATTTCTCTTACATTTCTGAATAAATATCACCTGATTAATTTGAATCTTGTTTCCTAGATCTGCAAGGATAAGGTTGAAACACAGGTGTGGTTTACATGCCTCAGTGCATTGGTATCTCCAGGCAAGCACAGATCCCAACCCCAACACACGGACGAAATGCGCAGTAGTGCCCTTTCTTTTGATGTAAGTTCTCTGCTTCAACATAGCTCACTTTTACAATGAGCACATAGTAAAAAAAACATAGCTCACTTTTACGCATGTTCTCTTATTTCATTACTAAGCACTGTGTATATCAATTACCATTGCTTGAGTGATGATTTCATATCATTTGAGGTGCTGCTATCTTTTCAAGCAAAATTATCAGATTTTGTTTTGCATCAGATTCAGTTCTGTTATAAATAGTTCCTTTTCCATGATTGACTATTGGTCTACTATCAACCTTTTATCTCTAGTATATTTATGTTGACTATCATCCACAATTTCCCACATGCAGTTCATATACTAATATGCAGTTTGACATGGGAGAATTAGCATAACGTCTAAAAGTACCTCATAACAGCAACAGCACAATTCGGATGATTCTGCCAATGTTGCTTGTTTGTTCTATTACCAATTTTAATTTGATGCTCCTTTGTCTGCCAGTCGCATAATTATTCTTTATCTGCTTTCAAATGCGTTGTCCAGCTGCCAGTCATGTAGAAAATAGATGAACCAGACCTTTACAATATGATATGCTAGCCTTCTGAACTTTCTACTATGTTCTGTTTCAGTGTGGCAGAGAAAGTAGCCTAAGCAGTAGCTCTACATTTACCACTGATTCCCTCGAGAACAAGTTGAGCTCAGCAAATTCCAAGGACCGTTCTTCTGGGGAATATGCATATTCAGAAAGGACAGATGTGTCAGATATGCAAGTGAAAAGTGTATCTTCATCAGACATTCGAGTCAGTGTCTCCAGTGCTCTCAGCACATCCAGCCATGGTTCTGGTGGCGAGGATTCTGAATCGTTCGGGGATGTTTATGTCTGGGGAGAAGTCATGTGTGACACCACTTCCATATCAGGGTCTGATGGAAATGCACTCTCCCCTGGTGCAATCACTGATATCCTTGTACCGAAGCCCCTAGAGTCAAATGTAATGCTTGATGTCAGTTATGTGGCTTGTGGTGTGAAGCATGCTGCACTTATCACAAGGCAGACAGAGGTATTTACATGGGGAGAAGAATGCAGTGGGCGGCTTGGTCACGGGGCTGGTACAAGCATTTTTCAACCACGTCTACTCGAGTCATTGTCAACTTGCAACGTTGAAATAATGGCTTGTGGCGAGTTCCATACTTGTGCTGTTACAGCAACAGGTGATCTTTACACCTGGGGAGATGGTACCCACAATGCCGGACTCCTTGGTCATGGTAGTACCGTGAGTCACTGGATACCCAAAAGGGTTTCTGGTCCTCTGGAAGGCCTTCAGGTGTCGACTGTCTCTTGCGGAACATGGCATACCGCTTTGATAACTACTTCTGGACTGTTGTACACATTTGGAGATGGCACATTTGGCGCCTTAGGTCATGGGAATCGAGAAACAATCTCGTATCCGAAGGAGGTGGAATCTTTGAAGGGCTTGAGGACGATTTCTGTTTCATGTGGGGTGTGGCATAGTGCTGCTGTTGTTGAGGTTATCATGACACAGTCAAATGCTTCATCTGGAAAGCTATTTACATGGGGAGATGGAGACAAATATCGGCTTGGGCATGGTGACAGGGCTACAAAACTCAAACCAACTTGTGTGTCTTCACTGATAGACTACAACTTCCATAAGTCAGCATGTGGCCATACTCTTACGATTGGGTTGACAACTTCAGGGCACATGTTTACTGTCGGGAGCTCTGTGTATGGACAGCTTGGCAATCCCAATAATGATGGAAGGTATGCACGCCTAGTTGAAGATAAGGTCGGAGGCGGTGGTGTTGTGGAGGTTGCTTGTGGATCTTATCATGTTGCAGTTTTGACAAATGCTGGTGAAGTTTACACATGGGGTAAGGGTGCAAATGGAAGACTGGGCCACGGCGATATTGCAGATCGCAAGGTACCTACACTTGTGGAGGCTTTAAGGGATAGGTCTGTAAAGCGCATTGCTTGTGGATCAGGCTTCACAGCTGCAATTTGTCAGCATAAATGGGTGTCAGGGATGGAGCAGTCTCAGTGCTCAGCATGCAGACAGCCATTCGGTTTCACTCGAAAGCGACACAACTGTTACCATTGTGGCCTGGTACACTGTCATTCATGCAGTTCAAAGAAGGCCCTAAGAGCGGCGTTGTCTCCTAATCCTGGAAAGCCATACCGTGTGTGCGATTCATGTCATATGAAGCTAAGTAAAGTCATGGATTCTGGTGTCAGCTATAGCAGGAACAATATACCTCGCGTACCAGGTGATACCAAGGCTGAGAGAATGGACACAAAGGCAAGCAGAGTTGCATCATCTACCAGTTCGGATATGATCAAGAGCTTGGACGTGAAGGCAGCAAAGCAGGCAAAAAGGTCTGATCATTCGCCGCAGTTCCCTGCAATTTTGCAGATGAATGACGTCCCGTTCATCGGATCAGGTGACCTGCACAATGCAGGTTTTACAGTAACAAACGGATACCCGAATGACCCCAGATATACGTCACAATTTTTAAGAATGCCGTACTTGAGTTCTCCGAGCTCGTTGTCTTCAGAAAGCCTTGAGAGTTTCAGAGATGCGAACGAACTTTTGAAGCAAGAGGTTCAAAAACTAAAAGAAGAGGTATGCCTGGTTCtattcttttatttatttttggtAACAACTACAGAGAACAGGGGAAAAAGAGTCATTTTGCTTGCCTATGGTACAGGTTAATAGCTTGAGACAGCAACGTGAACTGCAAGACGCCGAGTTGAAGAAGTCGGAGGCAAAAGCCAGTGAGGCCGCGGCCCTTGCTGCTGAAGAGGCGTCCAAATCGAAGGCCGCAAAAGAGGTTATAAAATCACTAACGGCGCAGGTGATAATTCGAGGCTGCATGTTCTAGTGCCACTTTTGTCTCTTCTTTTCCTCGCACCATTTCACATTAGTGACCTGTGAAAACCATGCAATGTAATAATCAACAGGTAAAAGAAATGGCTGAGAGGCTTCCTGCAGGAGACTCTGATGTGAAGCCGCCACGGGTCCCATATCTACCTGCTGGTGGTGTAGTTTCTCCTGAAATGGGGAGAGAAGGCCAGAAGAGATATGAGCCAGTATCCATTCATTATTCTCAGACACCGACTTCTGTCACGTCTGCTTGGTCTAATGGGCTCCCTCCCCAAGCCCATCAAATAGGTAAACCTAGCGACAACACGGTGGCTCCACACGAGAACATGTTTGAAAACTTCAACAAAAGCAGAGATTTTCCAGCCACACACCAGAGGACGAACAGTGGGATGGCAGGGTATCGTCCAAGATCAGAGGATTTTGATCGCCGGGAAACGGAAAGGTTCCAGATAAACCTGCAAGACTGGAACACAAGAGGCTCCGGTTCACCCAATAATCAGGTTGAGTCCGAGTGGATAGAACAATTTGAGCCTGGGGTGTACCTGACACTGGTTACTCTTCATGATGGAACCAAAGAGCTGAAAAGAGTGCGGTTCAGGTAGGCATTTCCATGATAAGAAACTGTCATGAATAACCACATGTTGTGATATGGAGCATTCTTTGGCCTGTAACTTGTCATGAGTAACCTGACCAGTAagtgttttttttctttctggcAGCCGGAGAAGATTCGCGGAGCATCAAGCGGAGTCGTGGTGGAGCGACAACCATGAAAAGGTGTACGACAAGTACAACTTGCGGAGAACTGACCGGATCTCTTCAGTATTGACATCATAGTGTCCGCACCTGCGTTTTGAAGATGTCGAATAAACCGGCACGGCGCGAAACCAGCACAGCAAGTGTGCGGATCGGGTGCTCCGATCGGTCATATGTGCACGGGTGCTCAAGGTTGTTCGTCGACATGGCGCGTGTCGTCCTGGTTTCTTCCTGACTCCCCTTCACATCTGTCTGTACCCTCCTGTTGTATAGAAGAACCATGATATGTGCGGTTGGCACGGCTGGAGCAAACGGCGTGTGGTGCCTTCTGCTCTCCTGAGTACTAGTGAGCTGTGACCTGTATGTATGTTCCTTGGGATTAAATGGACGAGCCAAAGCTCTTCCAACTTGCCGCCGCTGGTGTAACAGTCAACCTAGTGATAAGCTAGATACTGATGAAGTGTACGTGTGATCTGCTAAGCTCGGATCAGAATTTACCTTTTCCTCTCGTGCACTAGAAGTCTGAAACCGTGGGATCCAAGATTTCATAGATGGACATCACTAAGTTCTCTCTTTTGCATGCAACAGATGACACATACACATGGCATCACCAAGAAATTCTTTTTTCGCGAATACGCTTGAGAGTGTATCTTTATATTGACTTTTGTTGCCAACCTCACAAATAGTTGTCAACTTTTGGCAGCTTTTTGTTTTGCCAAATGTTGGCTTGCCAAATGTTTGTATCAAACCAATTATGCCATAAGTTCTTTGGCTCTCTGTAATTTTCACGAATACACATGACATCACCAAGAGATTCTATAAAGTTTGAATTTTTAAGAAGTTCTATCTCTCCAATCGTTAACCCAATCAACGATCCCTTTCACCGTTAGCTTCCTCGAGGCGAGATCTTTGAAACTACATCCCAAGTCAGCATGATTCGATAACTTATTTTCATTGATAGTTGACACATTACATAGCTATATCCAAATGTAGCCCGGGAAGCCTAGCAAAGAGTTGAATCTTTCCATGCTAGCTAAAGGTTTTGTCTTGTTGAGGGTGTCTAAGCATGAAAGCCCTGCcaagcatctctctctccctgaaGAATTTCCTTTTGTGCCTCTTCTTTCCACATGTAAACTCCGCGCAGCTTGGGTGGAAAATCTGAAATTTATCCGGGCAAAATGCA contains:
- the LOC125540381 gene encoding PH, RCC1 and FYVE domains-containing protein 1-like, yielding MADPVVDIDKALIALKKGTQLLKYGRKGKPKFTPFRLSTDESTLIWVSSNQEKSLKLASVSRVLSGQRTLVFQRFLLPEKDHLSFSLIYKDGKRSLDLICKDKVETQVWFTCLSALVSPGKHRSQPQHTDEMRSSALSFDCGRESSLSSSSTFTTDSLENKLSSANSKDRSSGEYAYSERTDVSDMQVKSVSSSDIRVSVSSALSTSSHGSGGEDSESFGDVYVWGEVMCDTTSISGSDGNALSPGAITDILVPKPLESNVMLDVSYVACGVKHAALITRQTEVFTWGEECSGRLGHGAGTSIFQPRLLESLSTCNVEIMACGEFHTCAVTATGDLYTWGDGTHNAGLLGHGSTVSHWIPKRVSGPLEGLQVSTVSCGTWHTALITTSGLLYTFGDGTFGALGHGNRETISYPKEVESLKGLRTISVSCGVWHSAAVVEVIMTQSNASSGKLFTWGDGDKYRLGHGDRATKLKPTCVSSLIDYNFHKSACGHTLTIGLTTSGHMFTVGSSVYGQLGNPNNDGRYARLVEDKVGGGGVVEVACGSYHVAVLTNAGEVYTWGKGANGRLGHGDIADRKVPTLVEALRDRSVKRIACGSGFTAAICQHKWVSGMEQSQCSACRQPFGFTRKRHNCYHCGLVHCHSCSSKKALRAALSPNPGKPYRVCDSCHMKLSKVMDSGVSYSRNNIPRVPGDTKAERMDTKASRVASSTSSDMIKSLDVKAAKQAKRSDHSPQFPAILQMNDVPFIGSGDLHNAGFTVTNGYPNDPRYTSQFLRMPYLSSPSSLSSESLESFRDANELLKQEVQKLKEEVNSLRQQRELQDAELKKSEAKASEAAALAAEEASKSKAAKEVIKSLTAQVKEMAERLPAGDSDVKPPRVPYLPAGGVVSPEMGREGQKRYEPVSIHYSQTPTSVTSAWSNGLPPQAHQIGKPSDNTVAPHENMFENFNKSRDFPATHQRTNSGMAGYRPRSEDFDRRETERFQINLQDWNTRGSGSPNNQVESEWIEQFEPGVYLTLVTLHDGTKELKRVRFSRRRFAEHQAESWWSDNHEKVYDKYNLRRTDRISSVLTS